From the Polaribacter tangerinus genome, the window TAAAGGCATACATATAAACGAAAAATATAAAATACAGAGTCCCATAATAACTTCTGCATTTTCTTTAGTAGTATTTACAAAATAAATACCCATAGCAATCCAAATAAAAAAAATAGCAAATAAAATTTTTAATAATATCTTCATAAAACAAAATTACAAAAAGTATATCTTTATAGAATATACAAATAGTAATTTCATTTAAAAAATAGCAATGAGTTGTAAAAACTATCCTTTATTTTTATGGTTATTATCTCTCATAATAATATCATGCAAACCAGTAAATAAAACCACCACTATGACAAAAAAAATAGTAATTGCACATAGAGGTGCTTCTGGTTATTTACCAGAACACACTTTAGAATCTAAAGCAATGGCATTTGGGATGAATGTAAATTATATAGAACAAGATTTGGTTTTAAGTAAAGATAATATACCCATTGTAATACACGATATTTATTTAGATGATGTAACTAATGTAGCCGAAAAATACCCGGAACGAAAAAGAGTAGATAATCGTTTTTATGTAATCGATTTTACATACAACGAGTTAAAAGAGCTAAAAGTTGTTGAAAGATTTAATCCTATAACGGGAGAACAAGTCTATCCGAATCGCTTTCCAAAAAATAAAGGAACTTTTAGATTGCATTCTTTGTCTGAAGAGATTGAACTTATTAAAGGGTTAAACAAAAGCACTGGAAAAAATATAGGAATATATCCAGAGATTAAAGCGCCAAAATTTCATCAAAAAGAAGGAAAAGATATCAGTAAAATTGTGCTTAACATACTCTCTAAATACGGTTATACTTCTAAAGCAGATAATTGTATTTTACAATGCTTTAACGCCAAAGAACTAGAGAGAATTCGTAAAGAATTTACATCAAATTTATTTCTTGTACAACTAATTGAGCACCCAGAAGAGACAAAAAAATTAACTCATTTTGCAACATATGCAGATGGTATAGGCCCATGGTACAAACAAGTTGTTTTAAAAAACAAACAACAAAAATGGGAACCGACTTCATTAGTAGCAGCTGCTCACGAATTGGGTTTAAAAGTGCATCCGTATACTTTAAGAGCAGATGATTTTGGTGATTTTAAAAGTTTTAATGAAATGATGGAAACGCTTCTTATAACTGCAAATGTAGATGGAGTGTTTACAGATTTTCCTGACTTAGTAGTTCAGTTCTTAAAAAAAACAGATTAATGTGTTACTTCTATTAATTTGTTCCTGTAAGCTGTTAGTAATTTAGACTTAGAAATAAATCCTAAATATACACCTTCTTTTACAACGGGTAAATTCCATGCATCACTCTCTTTAAATTTTTTCATAACCATTTCTACAGAATCATCATCAAAAATAATAGCTGGTGCAGACTTCATAAAATTAGAAACATACGTTTCGTTGTATTGAGATTGGTCGAACATCATTGGCCGAATATCATCTAACAAAACAATTCCTAAAAAATTTTTATCTGCATCAAGTACCGGAAAAATATTTCTTTTAGACTTAGCAACTGCTTTTTTTAACATTTCACCAAAAGTCATTTCTGGTTGTATAATTTTAAAATTTGTTTCAATTAATGCATCTATTCGCATTAACATCAGTACATTTTTATCTTTGTTATGAGTAATTAATTGTCCTTTTTTTGCTAATTCAACGGTATAAATAGAATTAGAGACAAAATATTTAGTAAAGGCGAATGATATAGCCGCTACCAACATAAGAGGTACAAATAATTCGTAACCTCCTGTAATTTCTGCAATCAAGAAAATAGCAGTTAAAGGTGCATGTAATACTCCTGCCATTAAACCGGTCATTCCTATTAAAGTGAAGTTAGATTCTGAAACAGAAAAGCCTAACTGATTTATAATTTTTGAAGTGGCATTTCCTAAAGCTGCACCCATAAAAATAGTGGGTATAAAAATACCACCAACTCCACCTGCTGCAAAAGTAGTAGTCATAGCAATAGCTTTAAAAATAGCAATTATTAACAACATTAAAACTACCAAATAAGCATTATTAAAGTCAATATTATACGGTATATCTTTTAAAGCTAATGCAGTGTTTCCATTTAATAAGTTATTAATTAACCCGTATCCTTCTCCATACAAGGGAGGAATTAAATACAACATAATGCCGATGGCAAAACCACCAATTACCAACCTTTTAAACGGACTTTCGAAACGTTCAAAAAAAGTAGTAATTGCAAAATACATTTTAGAAAAATAAACAGATGCAACACCTGTTAAGAAAGCCAAAAATATATAAAACGGAATATCTTCTACCTGAAAAACATCTACTAACTTAAAACCAAACAATACATCGGTTCCTGTAAAAAAATAAGAGGTTATTACTGCAGAAACCGATGCTAAAAGTAACGGAACTAAGCTTGCAAATGCTAAGTCTAAACTAAAAATTTCTACTGCAAAAATAATAGCCGCAATTGGCGCTTGAAACATAGAAGACATTGCACCTGCTGTTGCACAGCCTATTAGTAGCATTCTAGTTTTGGCATTCATATGAAATAACTGAGCAACGTTAGAACCCAATGCTGCTCCAGTACTTACAGCCGGACCTTGCAAACCTGCAGAGCCACCAAAACCAACTGTAATTGGTGCTGTAATTAAAGAGGTAATAATTTTATACCTTTTTATAATTCCGTTTCTTCTAGAAATAGCATGTAAGGTGGTTGAAATTCCATGTCCTATTTCTTTTTTAATAATAAATTTTTTTATAGAAAATACCAGAATTAATCCAATAATAGGAAAAATAAAGTAAAGGCTATAATGGTATTGCTTTATAAACTTTCCCTCTAATAATGCCTCAATTAAAAAAGTTAAATCTTTTAAAATAAAGGTACCAACACCTGCTAAAAAACCTACTAAAACACTTAATACATAAACAAATTGTCTTTCAGAAATATGTTTATATCTCCAAATTAACAGTTTCTTTAATAACTTGTAGTTGTTTGGCATTCTATTAAATGAAGAGTCTAAATAAATTTTAAATATTAAATTTATGCATAA encodes:
- the glpQ gene encoding glycerophosphodiester phosphodiesterase, encoding MSCKNYPLFLWLLSLIIISCKPVNKTTTMTKKIVIAHRGASGYLPEHTLESKAMAFGMNVNYIEQDLVLSKDNIPIVIHDIYLDDVTNVAEKYPERKRVDNRFYVIDFTYNELKELKVVERFNPITGEQVYPNRFPKNKGTFRLHSLSEEIELIKGLNKSTGKNIGIYPEIKAPKFHQKEGKDISKIVLNILSKYGYTSKADNCILQCFNAKELERIRKEFTSNLFLVQLIEHPEETKKLTHFATYADGIGPWYKQVVLKNKQQKWEPTSLVAAAHELGLKVHPYTLRADDFGDFKSFNEMMETLLITANVDGVFTDFPDLVVQFLKKTD
- a CDS encoding chloride channel protein, whose amino-acid sequence is MPNNYKLLKKLLIWRYKHISERQFVYVLSVLVGFLAGVGTFILKDLTFLIEALLEGKFIKQYHYSLYFIFPIIGLILVFSIKKFIIKKEIGHGISTTLHAISRRNGIIKRYKIITSLITAPITVGFGGSAGLQGPAVSTGAALGSNVAQLFHMNAKTRMLLIGCATAGAMSSMFQAPIAAIIFAVEIFSLDLAFASLVPLLLASVSAVITSYFFTGTDVLFGFKLVDVFQVEDIPFYIFLAFLTGVASVYFSKMYFAITTFFERFESPFKRLVIGGFAIGIMLYLIPPLYGEGYGLINNLLNGNTALALKDIPYNIDFNNAYLVVLMLLIIAIFKAIAMTTTFAAGGVGGIFIPTIFMGAALGNATSKIINQLGFSVSESNFTLIGMTGLMAGVLHAPLTAIFLIAEITGGYELFVPLMLVAAISFAFTKYFVSNSIYTVELAKKGQLITHNKDKNVLMLMRIDALIETNFKIIQPEMTFGEMLKKAVAKSKRNIFPVLDADKNFLGIVLLDDIRPMMFDQSQYNETYVSNFMKSAPAIIFDDDSVEMVMKKFKESDAWNLPVVKEGVYLGFISKSKLLTAYRNKLIEVTH